The following proteins are co-located in the Labrys monachus genome:
- a CDS encoding inositol monophosphatase family protein, translated as MLRSPLMNVMVAAVLKAGKGLKRDFGELENLQVSTKGPGDFVSIADRKSEKVLQQELERARPGYGFVMEESGVIEGADRTHRWHIDPLDGTTNFLHGMPFFAVSVALEREGVLVAGVVYNPATEDLFVAERGKGAFHNDRRMRVSGRRLMEDSLVGMGVMHLGRGQHAANLADIGAVMGQVAGVRNIGSIAMELAYVASGRLDGLASRWLSSWDLAAGIVLVREAGGFVSDIRGGETMLETGDIVAGNEAIHKSLLAAFAKA; from the coding sequence ATGCTGCGTTCTCCCCTGATGAATGTAATGGTTGCCGCCGTGCTCAAGGCCGGCAAAGGCCTCAAGCGCGATTTCGGCGAGCTCGAAAACCTGCAGGTCTCCACCAAGGGGCCGGGCGACTTCGTCTCCATCGCCGACCGCAAATCGGAGAAGGTGCTGCAGCAGGAACTCGAGCGGGCCCGTCCGGGCTACGGCTTCGTGATGGAGGAATCGGGCGTCATCGAAGGCGCCGACAGGACCCATCGCTGGCATATCGATCCGCTCGACGGCACCACCAATTTCCTGCACGGCATGCCTTTCTTCGCCGTCTCCGTCGCCCTGGAGCGCGAAGGCGTGCTGGTGGCGGGGGTGGTCTACAATCCGGCGACCGAGGATCTCTTCGTCGCCGAACGCGGCAAGGGCGCCTTCCACAATGACCGGCGCATGCGCGTCTCCGGGCGCCGGCTGATGGAGGATTCGCTCGTCGGCATGGGCGTGATGCATCTGGGTCGCGGCCAGCATGCCGCCAACCTCGCGGACATCGGCGCGGTGATGGGGCAGGTCGCCGGTGTGCGCAATATCGGCTCCATCGCCATGGAGCTCGCTTATGTCGCCTCGGGCCGGCTGGACGGTCTCGCCTCGCGCTGGCTGTCCTCCTGGGACCTGGCGGCCGGCATCGTGCTGGTGCGCGAGGCGGGCGGCTTCGTCAGCGACATCCGCGGCGGCGAAACCATGCTGGAGACGGGCGACATCGTCGCCGGCAACGAGGCGATCCACAAGAGCCTGCTGGCGGCCTTCGCCAAGGCCTGA